In a genomic window of Thermoproteus tenax Kra 1:
- a CDS encoding CRISPR-associated DxTHG motif protein: protein MARLYIATWGNPLAWSEVEYDCGDGRRARSFTSSVCAEADARVVVALDSVVAAEGNNRAAAEAAREAGLPVEEVAEGGTGRAKYIVGPPDCGEWRLRAREYVRRLAGKAGVEAEPVVVAALGRLGGWEFRGWPDLVLWELLMGLWRVLKGLEPKGQLDIYLDITHGINFMPAVALHAARLLASLALARGFERAVLKAYNALPGTWQLAKVYSETFDSILFPQPPETDLGRALYYGAPLHFALLSAGAEEPELEVELRCEGRAVAYQIVDRKARSSDDRGPAQRGGAQSAAPERLYELLLAVAASEGARGLLAGGSRVWLKGLMQWGLVDRLGPTARAVAKAELNRLYTAAQKLSAGECRRYAELLPFDLPERGDVCGDASRHFIAHAGLLAHYTTVCRESGGEAVVEVDKETFKCLSSAREPKPSSAR, encoded by the coding sequence ATGGCTAGGCTCTACATTGCGACGTGGGGCAACCCGCTGGCTTGGTCTGAGGTAGAGTATGACTGTGGAGACGGGCGGAGGGCGAGGAGCTTCACATCGTCTGTCTGCGCCGAGGCCGACGCCCGCGTAGTAGTGGCCCTAGACAGCGTGGTTGCAGCGGAGGGGAACAACAGAGCGGCCGCTGAGGCGGCGCGGGAGGCCGGCCTGCCTGTGGAGGAGGTTGCAGAGGGGGGCACGGGCAGAGCCAAGTACATCGTCGGGCCTCCGGACTGCGGCGAGTGGCGGCTGAGGGCGCGCGAGTATGTGAGGAGGCTGGCTGGGAAGGCCGGCGTAGAGGCCGAGCCGGTGGTCGTGGCGGCGCTGGGGAGGCTGGGGGGCTGGGAGTTCCGGGGGTGGCCCGACCTAGTGTTGTGGGAGCTCCTGATGGGCCTCTGGAGGGTCCTCAAGGGGTTGGAGCCGAAGGGCCAGCTGGATATCTACCTCGACATTACCCACGGGATCAACTTCATGCCCGCCGTAGCCCTCCACGCGGCCCGGCTCCTCGCGTCTCTCGCGCTTGCCCGGGGCTTCGAGAGAGCTGTGTTGAAGGCCTACAACGCGCTCCCCGGCACGTGGCAGTTGGCCAAGGTCTACTCCGAGACCTTCGACTCGATCTTGTTCCCGCAGCCTCCGGAGACCGACCTCGGGCGCGCCCTCTACTACGGGGCCCCGCTCCACTTCGCCCTCCTCTCGGCCGGGGCTGAGGAGCCTGAGCTCGAGGTAGAGCTGAGGTGCGAGGGGAGGGCGGTGGCGTACCAGATTGTCGACAGAAAGGCGAGGTCATCCGACGACAGAGGCCCGGCTCAGCGCGGGGGAGCCCAATCCGCGGCCCCCGAGAGGCTCTACGAGCTGCTGTTGGCGGTGGCGGCAAGCGAGGGAGCTAGGGGACTCCTCGCGGGGGGCTCCCGCGTGTGGCTGAAGGGGCTCATGCAGTGGGGGCTGGTGGACAGGTTGGGCCCGACGGCGCGGGCGGTGGCCAAGGCGGAGCTGAACCGGCTCTACACGGCGGCGCAGAAACTCAGCGCTGGGGAGTGTAGGAGGTACGCCGAGCTTCTCCCCTTTGACCTCCCTGAGCGGGGGGACGTCTGCGGCGATGCCTCCAGACACTTCATAGCCCACGCAGGCCTTCTGGCGCACTACACGACGGTCTGCCGGGAGTCCGGCGGCGAGGCAGTAGTCGAGGTGGACAAGGAGACGTTCAAATGTCTGAGCTCCGCAAGGGAGCCGAAGCCGAGCTCCGCCAGATAG
- a CDS encoding ATP-binding protein: MGAGGRRLGQLSSVFAPALVALYAAYTYALGEVAYFLVEEPEAHAHPVLTHFLGRYLRRLVERLGGRFNVVAATHSLDFVKGLKGGPTSSEEKEKE; this comes from the coding sequence ATGGGGGCCGGAGGGCGGAGGCTAGGCCAGCTCTCGTCCGTCTTCGCCCCAGCCCTAGTCGCGCTCTACGCCGCCTACACATACGCTCTGGGTGAAGTCGCCTATTTCCTCGTGGAGGAGCCCGAGGCCCACGCGCACCCAGTCCTCACGCACTTCCTCGGCCGCTACCTGAGGAGGCTTGTGGAGAGGTTGGGAGGCCGCTTCAACGTAGTAGCCGCCACCCACAGCCTAGACTTCGTCAAAGGACTAAAGGGAGGACCTACGTCCTCCGAAGAGAAAGAGAAGGAATGA
- the cas4 gene encoding CRISPR-associated protein Cas4, whose amino-acid sequence MSLCINPSLIRQYLYCPMAAYYIAAGAPEPPTLRMQRGREIQQEAAQAAAKALGAERAEYSVHITAPPLCGTVDAVLWINGRPSPLEVKAAARPRRIPIHHKAQAAAYIAMVQRAYGRAVATAYIYYAESGQIAQIRMAKDLQELLNYAVSRLQQILQGKPPVLNPNPAKCQNCWYRKWCSHLPTTVEKI is encoded by the coding sequence ATGTCGCTCTGCATTAACCCGAGCCTAATACGTCAGTACCTCTACTGCCCCATGGCCGCCTACTACATCGCCGCGGGCGCCCCAGAGCCCCCCACCCTCCGGATGCAGAGGGGCAGAGAGATCCAGCAGGAGGCCGCACAAGCCGCCGCCAAAGCCCTGGGCGCCGAGAGGGCCGAATACTCCGTCCACATAACCGCCCCGCCCTTATGCGGCACAGTGGACGCCGTACTCTGGATCAACGGAAGGCCGAGCCCCCTCGAGGTGAAGGCCGCGGCGAGGCCCCGCCGCATCCCCATACACCACAAGGCGCAAGCCGCCGCCTACATCGCCATGGTGCAGAGGGCGTACGGAAGGGCTGTCGCCACAGCCTATATATACTACGCTGAGAGCGGCCAGATAGCCCAGATACGCATGGCCAAAGACCTACAGGAGCTCCTCAACTACGCAGTCTCGAGGCTACAACAGATACTCCAGGGGAAGCCGCCGGTCCTAAACCCAAATCCGGCGAAATGCCAAAACTGTTGGTACAGAAAATGGTGCAGCCACCTGCCAACAACAGTGGAAAAAATCTAG
- a CDS encoding ATP-binding protein, translated as MVIENFRAVVKGKIGVRKELFFGPNGGGKSSIIRTVGLFYRGGAIYPEDVRWRPTGL; from the coding sequence GTGGTGATCGAGAATTTTAGGGCCGTGGTGAAGGGGAAGATCGGCGTAAGGAAGGAGCTTTTCTTCGGGCCCAACGGGGGCGGCAAAAGCTCGATTATTAGGACCGTGGGCCTCTTCTACAGAGGCGGGGCCATCTACCCAGAGGACGTAAGGTGGAGGCCGACCGGGCTGTAG
- the csm3 gene encoding type III-A CRISPR-associated RAMP protein Csm3, with the protein MSEQYSQAQLKLSNLVKINFKLRASGLLIRSGKTKEVLGAADIQPMSIQRVYRVNNAEYLLTVPYIPASSLKGRARSLLETALGLPLHTTDGKIYLHMRIVQKSIMDEDPFCPVDNVFGTPSIAFRELDERYHYLFDCWAPSRAIFRDLFPSEGYVKSLCDAKGGCAYVSLEDFLEEKNENRIDRVTSTAEPREILRLRPGVEFDGSITVLVYDIDLRPKEDCVKYTKIEEIKRGTPPVKYYLDMLIKSLRLVEETYLGASGTRGYGQVEFTNLEAKLLDALTFSELRRAEAPSLAKLGEEVSQWWQ; encoded by the coding sequence ATGAGCGAGCAGTACTCGCAGGCTCAGCTGAAGCTGTCCAACCTGGTTAAGATTAACTTCAAGCTCAGGGCGTCCGGCCTCTTGATTAGGAGTGGGAAGACTAAGGAGGTTTTGGGGGCCGCCGACATACAGCCCATGTCGATACAGCGGGTTTACAGGGTCAACAACGCCGAGTACCTCCTGACGGTTCCGTATATCCCCGCCTCCTCTCTCAAGGGGAGGGCTAGGTCTCTGCTGGAGACGGCGTTGGGCCTGCCTCTGCACACCACCGACGGGAAGATCTACCTACACATGAGGATTGTGCAGAAGAGCATTATGGACGAGGACCCGTTCTGCCCCGTGGATAACGTCTTCGGGACGCCCTCAATCGCCTTTAGGGAGCTGGACGAGAGGTACCACTACCTCTTCGACTGTTGGGCGCCTAGCCGCGCGATATTTCGCGACCTCTTCCCCTCCGAGGGTTATGTGAAGAGTCTGTGCGACGCGAAGGGTGGCTGCGCCTACGTGTCGCTTGAGGACTTTCTTGAGGAGAAGAACGAGAACAGGATCGACAGGGTCACGAGCACGGCCGAGCCCCGCGAGATCTTGAGGCTGAGGCCTGGGGTGGAGTTCGACGGGTCTATCACCGTGTTGGTGTACGACATCGACCTGAGGCCGAAGGAGGATTGTGTTAAGTATACCAAGATCGAAGAGATTAAGAGGGGGACGCCGCCTGTTAAGTACTACCTCGACATGTTGATCAAGTCGCTGCGTCTTGTGGAGGAGACCTATCTGGGGGCCTCGGGCACCAGGGGCTACGGCCAGGTGGAGTTCACGAACCTCGAGGCGAAGCTCCTCGACGCTCTGACCTTCAGCGAGCTGAGGAGGGCTGAGGCGCCCTCTCTGGCCAAGTTGGGCGAGGAGGTGTCTCAGTGGTGGCAATGA
- a CDS encoding putative CRISPR-associated protein — protein sequence MRETFFGVTVGTSLLTNAQRDGATDLLSYALENPRRASAELNTLLALRSRWPALFARPQLVLYSTDTEEGRRVADVIASAAGQLLSARAEVKVVPKLGLDFHEGLLNLAVQIARDVREARRRGALPYVVATGGFKPESTFAVIAAYLAGAVGVAYIHESFREAVVLPMVPLDLAEAVKKFHRGEADESALARSLGLDVQHLEAVGLLGPDRRLSPLLVQIIQALE from the coding sequence ATGAGGGAGACCTTCTTCGGAGTCACTGTGGGCACATCGCTTCTGACCAACGCGCAGAGGGATGGGGCCACCGACCTCTTAAGCTACGCCCTCGAGAACCCCCGCAGAGCGAGCGCCGAGCTGAACACGCTCCTCGCGCTACGGAGCAGGTGGCCCGCCCTGTTTGCGAGGCCTCAGCTCGTCCTATACTCCACAGACACCGAGGAGGGGAGGAGGGTCGCCGACGTCATCGCCTCGGCCGCGGGCCAGCTGCTCTCTGCCCGAGCCGAAGTGAAGGTTGTGCCGAAGCTCGGCCTAGACTTCCACGAGGGCCTTTTGAACTTGGCCGTACAGATCGCGAGGGACGTGAGGGAGGCCAGGCGGAGGGGCGCTCTGCCCTACGTGGTCGCCACGGGCGGGTTCAAGCCCGAGTCCACCTTCGCTGTGATTGCCGCCTATCTGGCGGGGGCCGTGGGCGTGGCCTATATACACGAGAGCTTCAGAGAGGCCGTGGTGTTGCCCATGGTCCCGCTGGATCTGGCCGAGGCCGTCAAAAAGTTCCACAGAGGGGAGGCCGACGAGTCTGCTCTGGCCAGGAGCTTGGGCCTGGACGTACAACATTTGGAGGCCGTCGGCCTGCTCGGCCCAGACAGAAGGCTGAGCCCCCTCTTGGTGCAGATAATCCAGGCACTGGAGTGA
- the cas10 gene encoding type III-A CRISPR-associated protein Cas10/Csm1 produces the protein MSGSREYVVAALLHDVGKLIRRAKLCSGEPARRHVEESADFVDSLAPALKAAGVDPEAVRELVLRHHEGDWGVGPYDRAAARERTPGDEESGQGLAMPDRREHEIPLRLPTGVYVPPCPTPQRVRESPSPSPQPPSPEEVCRCYKSAYEELRRLAAKVAQRRMGFKELVETLVNILKATTAFVPAAVYGVKEPDTSLYAHSLLAAALASTGGEFYLVSIDVGRIQEYISRAGSTKAAMAILRGRSLRINALQRAAVRWLIDRVETATYANVLLDTGGEALLLLPKFDLALLDQLESRVLQETEGALALYAAAAGPYRLEDVARFKDLMRELSQRVTERKFIYRDYKAPSGPAAKCQFCGQLSTKVAPETLEDGEVINLCHLCRDELHIGRAARNLGYIVFTSRSALPPGQAKIEQKGTAIVHMLDYAVVFGNQALLKPTPSAVYATNRRDFILDADGPAYGMWFTNTHIYYREGEDSSLDAAGRYAAFVKMDANSMGKLKEAASRTPSALVTFSLAVSTAYELYPALLADESYREEPIFVIYAGGDDAVLAGNIEALRYAASVATYAEKWGFKTAIGAKIDKPQYPIYFAFADTEERLERAKRIDRGRSIVVLIAEPVTIYEEAAELEEDLKYIPRYREDEEARRMGAFERKVYERLFAAYAAAAVDDKVDKRALAKIAVELVYMLKRREGDEDTVKVLREVAGPLFANAKEVGSFFADLMAGKRRLDELRRAVLRLYLHHIALAWAPE, from the coding sequence ATGAGTGGCAGTAGGGAGTACGTAGTTGCGGCCCTCCTCCACGACGTCGGGAAGCTCATAAGGAGGGCGAAGCTCTGCAGCGGGGAGCCGGCTAGGCGCCACGTGGAGGAGAGCGCAGACTTCGTTGACTCCCTCGCCCCGGCGCTTAAGGCAGCCGGCGTAGATCCAGAGGCGGTTAGGGAGCTAGTTCTGAGACACCACGAGGGCGACTGGGGCGTGGGGCCCTACGACAGAGCCGCCGCCCGGGAGAGGACGCCAGGCGACGAGGAGTCGGGGCAGGGCCTCGCCATGCCCGACCGGCGCGAGCACGAGATACCTCTGAGGTTGCCCACTGGCGTGTACGTCCCGCCGTGCCCAACGCCGCAGAGAGTCCGCGAGTCGCCCAGTCCATCTCCACAGCCCCCGAGCCCGGAGGAGGTCTGCAGATGCTACAAGTCGGCCTACGAGGAGCTGAGGAGGTTGGCGGCGAAGGTAGCGCAGAGGAGGATGGGCTTCAAGGAGCTCGTGGAGACGTTGGTCAACATACTGAAGGCGACGACGGCCTTCGTTCCAGCGGCTGTATACGGCGTAAAGGAGCCGGACACATCCCTCTACGCCCACTCCCTCCTCGCCGCAGCCCTCGCCTCTACGGGGGGCGAGTTCTACCTTGTGTCTATAGACGTGGGGAGGATCCAGGAGTACATCTCCAGAGCCGGCTCCACCAAGGCCGCCATGGCCATCCTCAGGGGGCGCTCCCTCCGGATAAACGCCCTCCAGAGGGCCGCCGTGAGGTGGCTCATAGACAGGGTGGAGACGGCCACGTACGCCAACGTCCTCCTGGACACCGGCGGGGAGGCCCTCCTCCTCCTACCCAAGTTCGACCTGGCGCTCCTCGACCAACTGGAGAGTAGAGTGCTCCAGGAGACGGAGGGGGCCCTCGCCCTGTACGCCGCCGCGGCTGGGCCCTACAGGCTGGAGGACGTGGCAAGGTTCAAAGACCTCATGAGGGAGCTCTCCCAGAGGGTCACAGAGCGTAAGTTCATCTACCGCGACTACAAAGCCCCATCGGGGCCCGCCGCAAAGTGCCAGTTCTGCGGCCAGCTGTCCACCAAAGTGGCGCCCGAGACTCTTGAGGACGGCGAGGTCATCAACCTTTGCCACCTCTGTAGAGACGAGCTACACATCGGCCGGGCCGCCCGGAACTTGGGATATATCGTCTTTACCTCCAGATCAGCTCTACCCCCCGGACAGGCGAAAATTGAACAAAAGGGCACAGCCATCGTGCATATGTTGGACTACGCCGTAGTCTTCGGCAACCAAGCGTTGTTAAAACCGACTCCATCCGCCGTCTACGCCACCAACAGAAGGGATTTCATCCTCGATGCCGACGGGCCGGCGTACGGCATGTGGTTCACCAACACCCACATCTACTACAGGGAGGGCGAGGACTCCTCTCTCGACGCGGCCGGGAGGTACGCCGCCTTCGTCAAGATGGACGCCAACAGTATGGGGAAGCTGAAGGAGGCCGCCTCGCGGACCCCCTCGGCGCTGGTCACCTTCTCCCTCGCCGTCTCCACCGCCTACGAGCTCTACCCAGCCCTCCTTGCTGACGAGAGCTACCGCGAGGAGCCCATCTTTGTGATCTACGCGGGCGGCGACGACGCTGTGTTGGCCGGCAACATCGAGGCGCTCCGGTACGCCGCCAGCGTGGCGACCTACGCCGAAAAGTGGGGCTTCAAGACGGCGATTGGCGCCAAGATAGACAAGCCTCAGTACCCCATCTACTTCGCCTTCGCAGACACGGAGGAGAGGCTAGAGAGGGCGAAGAGGATAGACAGGGGGCGGAGCATCGTCGTGTTGATAGCGGAGCCCGTCACGATATACGAAGAGGCCGCGGAGCTCGAGGAGGACTTGAAGTACATCCCCAGATACAGGGAGGACGAGGAGGCACGGCGCATGGGGGCCTTCGAGCGGAAGGTGTACGAGAGGCTCTTCGCCGCGTACGCCGCCGCTGCCGTGGACGACAAAGTGGACAAGAGGGCGCTGGCGAAGATCGCCGTGGAGCTGGTGTACATGCTCAAGAGGCGTGAGGGGGATGAGGATACCGTGAAGGTGCTTAGGGAGGTGGCGGGGCCTCTCTTCGCCAACGCGAAGGAGGTTGGGTCCTTCTTCGCCGATCTAATGGCGGGGAAAAGGCGTTTGGACGAGCTGAGGCGCGCGGTGCTCCGGCTGTACCTCCACCACATCGCGCTGGCGTGGGCTCCCGAATGA
- the csm4 gene encoding type III-A CRISPR-associated RAMP protein Csm4 codes for MRVGYAVLRFVTPFHVGRWTLYDSWDYVPSDAIYSALYALGVRGGFRVSSAYPMVADASDRLHLPAPLPATWRLELLRNAAPEEAKAVKRLRYIPLECLRKNDVPKLRGERWTCGGLELKDRPYGERLAVARNALSRVNQMAEPYRLAVFNPLVPYVVYYQGLDVSYLKLLGEVGVGGKRSSGLGKFEVVETGEVDVGDSGSAALLMGVGRPVGYEIALGEWTVRSWSCTWGAVGPASVLMDGGVLWGSFDFEDLGDGGCVKILRPLWIWLS; via the coding sequence ATGAGGGTTGGCTATGCCGTTCTGCGCTTCGTGACTCCCTTCCACGTGGGGAGGTGGACTCTCTACGACTCTTGGGACTACGTGCCGTCGGACGCGATATATTCGGCGCTGTACGCTCTGGGTGTCCGCGGAGGGTTTCGCGTCTCGTCGGCGTATCCTATGGTGGCCGACGCCTCGGACCGCCTCCACCTCCCGGCTCCTCTGCCCGCCACGTGGAGGCTCGAGCTTCTGAGGAACGCGGCGCCGGAGGAGGCAAAGGCGGTCAAGAGGCTTAGATATATCCCCCTGGAGTGTCTCAGGAAGAACGATGTGCCTAAGCTGAGGGGGGAACGATGGACGTGCGGCGGGCTGGAGCTCAAGGATAGGCCGTACGGGGAGAGGCTGGCCGTGGCGAGGAACGCCCTTTCCCGCGTCAACCAGATGGCCGAGCCCTACCGCCTCGCCGTCTTTAACCCCTTGGTCCCCTACGTGGTTTATTACCAGGGGCTGGACGTGAGCTATCTCAAGCTGTTGGGCGAGGTGGGCGTAGGCGGCAAGAGGTCCTCGGGCCTGGGGAAGTTCGAAGTGGTTGAGACCGGCGAAGTGGACGTGGGCGACTCCGGCTCTGCGGCCCTCCTCATGGGGGTGGGGAGGCCGGTTGGCTACGAGATAGCTCTGGGGGAGTGGACGGTGAGGAGCTGGTCTTGCACTTGGGGGGCGGTGGGGCCCGCCTCCGTGCTAATGGACGGAGGAGTCCTGTGGGGCAGCTTCGACTTCGAGGATCTGGGGGACGGAGGCTGCGTCAAAATACTGAGGCCTCTATGGATATGGCTCTCGTGA
- a CDS encoding CRISPR-associated protein: protein MSKQTAAGGPLAGWETAVLRLRAETPVFVLSGGTAVVGLDALWSGGQLHLLDFEHPELLRLIEEQVRAGRAPSLADVVAAARKNPARYSRLSLPSPQLPDKAEVKLGVPPPASTVKGMLRTAYLHWVLKRDGGARDKFLNAVAQALDEGVHPKFVAARGEAAVFKVRIGDREWDIFNAVVVREGPANVKFEVYRIDVLERNNVIASAYAVGASPGSTFEYRVAVRPRAREDGGRDRVLTVDDLREALADFAREAGEREGWRPQCQAVRIGFGAGRRWKTVLNLVEQHDPNDPKLYQKIQDYMTQRLKRFWGDATKKTVGGKPVGWVCYEWQ from the coding sequence ATGAGTAAACAGACGGCGGCAGGTGGGCCCCTCGCCGGCTGGGAGACCGCCGTACTGAGGCTTAGGGCTGAGACTCCGGTCTTTGTGCTGTCGGGGGGGACGGCGGTGGTGGGCCTGGACGCCTTGTGGTCCGGGGGGCAGCTCCACCTCTTGGACTTCGAACATCCGGAGCTCCTCCGGCTAATCGAGGAGCAGGTGAGGGCGGGGAGGGCGCCCTCTCTGGCTGATGTGGTGGCCGCGGCTAGGAAGAACCCCGCGCGGTACTCCCGCCTCTCACTGCCCTCGCCCCAGCTCCCCGACAAGGCGGAGGTAAAGTTGGGGGTCCCGCCCCCGGCCTCCACGGTCAAGGGTATGCTGCGCACGGCGTACCTCCACTGGGTCCTCAAAAGGGATGGAGGAGCGAGGGACAAGTTCCTCAACGCAGTTGCTCAAGCACTCGATGAGGGGGTACATCCCAAGTTCGTGGCCGCGAGGGGCGAGGCGGCCGTCTTCAAGGTGAGGATTGGGGATAGGGAGTGGGACATCTTCAACGCGGTTGTGGTCAGAGAGGGGCCCGCCAATGTTAAATTCGAAGTGTACCGAATCGACGTCCTGGAGAGGAACAACGTCATAGCCTCGGCGTACGCAGTGGGCGCATCCCCGGGCTCCACCTTTGAATACAGAGTGGCGGTTAGGCCGAGGGCCAGAGAGGACGGCGGGAGAGACAGAGTCCTCACTGTGGACGACTTGAGGGAGGCTCTGGCCGACTTCGCCCGCGAGGCTGGGGAGAGGGAAGGTTGGAGGCCCCAGTGCCAGGCCGTGAGGATCGGCTTCGGCGCCGGGAGGAGGTGGAAGACTGTGTTGAACTTGGTGGAACAACACGACCCTAACGACCCTAAGCTCTACCAGAAGATACAGGACTATATGACCCAGCGGCTCAAGAGGTTCTGGGGGGATGCCACAAAGAAGACGGTCGGAGGAAAGCCGGTCGGCTGGGTCTGCTATGAGTGGCAGTAG
- the cas2 gene encoding CRISPR-associated endonuclease Cas2, with product MDEVLLLTGGISITTRALRALLATGATVAVFSPRGEPLGIFMRPVGDATGAKRRCQYKAAEDGRGLQYAKSWVFKKILGQRDNIKAWRRRLRGYSQYAESLAKALPGAGLHGAMETPRRRRRGQDGGQAGVRGRPTHPPVPPGAGRRSPGGAPRGQEASLRRDPQRGQSSGALHMYVIVVYDITENDVRAKVADILRAYGLARIQRSAYVGRLPPALVKELAERLARAVRGANADIAIFKVDKRTIDTSLRIPPRPPAGHVALH from the coding sequence GTGGACGAAGTCCTCCTACTCACCGGCGGCATATCCATAACGACGAGGGCGCTCAGGGCCCTCCTCGCCACCGGGGCCACAGTCGCCGTCTTCAGCCCCCGCGGAGAGCCGTTGGGCATATTCATGAGGCCGGTCGGAGACGCCACGGGGGCCAAGAGGAGGTGCCAGTACAAGGCGGCGGAGGACGGCAGAGGGCTACAGTACGCCAAAAGTTGGGTCTTCAAGAAGATATTGGGCCAGAGGGACAACATCAAGGCCTGGCGCCGCCGCCTCAGAGGCTACAGCCAATACGCCGAGTCTCTGGCCAAGGCCCTCCCTGGCGCTGGACTTCATGGAGCAATGGAGACCCCGCGTAGACGCCGTCGTGGCCAAGATGGCGGACAGGCTGGAGTCCGAGGGCGGCCTACTCACCCGCCGGTCCCGCCTGGAGCTGGCCGCCGCAGTCCTGGAGGAGCTCCACGCGGCCAAGAGGCCTCTCTCCGCCGAGATCCACAGAGAGGTCAGAGCTCTGGCGCGCTCCATATGTACGTAATAGTGGTATACGACATAACGGAGAACGACGTCAGAGCCAAGGTGGCCGACATCCTCAGGGCCTACGGCCTAGCACGCATCCAGCGCTCCGCCTACGTCGGCAGGCTCCCGCCGGCCCTCGTCAAGGAGCTCGCCGAAAGGCTCGCGAGGGCCGTAAGAGGCGCGAACGCCGACATAGCCATATTCAAGGTAGACAAGAGGACGATAGACACCTCCCTGAGGATACCCCCCAGACCTCCCGCGGGACATGTCGCTCTGCATTAA